Proteins from a genomic interval of Hornefia porci:
- a CDS encoding phosphatidate cytidylyltransferase yields MKTRIISGFCMVPLVILVYLGSYWLAALCIFIGFVGVREFYNGFRNMDIHPSMPIAGVALFALYLINGLWPGQPVLIMGWLAAVIMAGSLYMFNVEKRTPTDAMATIIGIIYIEFFSYHFVLIDQSGPYQVMVWLCLLCAFGSDIFAYFTGVFLGKHKMTPHLSPKKTWEGAVGGVLGSVLVCGLFGYFLCPEYLIHCLIIGLAGSPVSMCGDLTASAYKRKMGIKDYGKLIPGHGGIMDRFDSVFFTAPFVYYYIAIVMVHFQLG; encoded by the coding sequence ATGAAGACGAGAATCATATCCGGATTTTGTATGGTCCCGCTGGTGATCCTGGTGTATCTGGGGAGTTACTGGCTGGCCGCGCTGTGCATCTTTATCGGTTTTGTCGGCGTGAGGGAGTTTTACAACGGATTTCGGAATATGGACATCCATCCGTCCATGCCTATCGCCGGCGTTGCGCTGTTCGCTCTGTATCTGATTAACGGACTATGGCCGGGGCAGCCGGTGCTGATTATGGGATGGCTGGCCGCGGTGATCATGGCGGGCTCTCTGTACATGTTCAATGTAGAGAAGAGGACGCCGACGGACGCGATGGCAACGATTATAGGAATTATCTATATCGAATTCTTCTCTTATCATTTTGTTCTGATCGATCAGAGCGGCCCTTATCAGGTCATGGTATGGCTCTGTCTGCTCTGCGCCTTCGGTTCTGACATCTTCGCATATTTTACAGGCGTGTTCCTGGGAAAACACAAGATGACGCCGCATTTGAGTCCAAAAAAAACCTGGGAGGGCGCGGTCGGCGGAGTCCTTGGAAGCGTCCTGGTCTGCGGACTGTTCGGATATTTCCTGTGCCCGGAGTATCTGATTCACTGCCTGATTATCGGCCTTGCGGGCTCGCCGGTTTCCATGTGCGGAGATCTGACGGCCTCTGCGTATAAGAGAAAGATGGGCATTAAAGACTACGGAAAACTGATTCCGGGACATGGCGGCATCATGGACCGGTTTGACAGCGTCTTCTTTACGGCGCCATTCGTATATTACTATATTGCCATTGTAATGGTTCATTTTCAGCTGGGATAA
- a CDS encoding PolC-type DNA polymerase III, whose protein sequence is MNSLFENNINWERFSGTDREQIRCEIEDAFVHGEDYGLNVRIGLNFVMSAEEQKKVKDLLAMAVPDALSVNVYYDYDWENLATDRTTALRDLIPILIERCDSSMTNAVRADSIEIGEDCIRIGALGRIATNHLNSCAAKEIEGEVRRAMNRQYRVLFYNDEESYDEAEKALEQHARREMEEHAARSEKTAKAVKSAPAPRAFTPGKKTDRRRGGRMILTENLGGTLTPLRELQADTGRVTVAGTIFHVDTRPVRNDKSLVMLLITDKEFSAKLKFFIKNEEWEELGKKLKAGTYITAAGETEWNRWDHSLDVMVRAIEIGEAPRRQDNYPGKKRVELHAHTKMSDMDGLNDVDKLVKTAADWGQPAVAITDHGVVQGYPDALKAANQCTENGSPIRVIFGMEGYVFEDKGRVDEDGNIDYKGTRQDPVRTSHIILLVKTQAGMKNMYKLVSTSHINYFYRRPRLPRSVIRKYREGIILGSACEAGEVYRAVREGLPEAELEEIASFYDYLEIQPLINDKFMISDDRYPQVSDWEDLRNINRRIVALGEKLGKPVVATTDAHYDEPESAIYRNIIMKGKGFKDAENGEGLYLRTTEEMLEEFSYLGEEKAYEVVVENSNRIAEMIDGDILPVPKEKCPPKIEGAEETLRTTCMSRAHEIYGDPLPDPIQERLDTELNAIIKNGYAVMYVSAQMLVKKSLEDGYLVGSRGSVGSSLAATMAGITEVNPLNPHYICPECKHLEWGDMDLYDCGIDMPEKNCPECGTVMRRDGFTIPFATFLGFKGDKEPDIDLNFASEYQPRAHRYVGEIFGEKNVFKAGTVGTIAEKTAKGFVRKFAEETNREISEVEIDRLAAGCEGVKRTTGQHPGGIVIVPDDREIYEFCPVQRPANDSKSDITTTHFDYHKIDQNLLKLDILGHNIPSMIRQLQDMTGVDPLSVDLSDRKVLTLFNGTEALDIKDPDYRFTHGSYAIPEFGTSFVRQMLDDAKPDKFADLVRISGFSHGTDVWLNNAQDYIRQGVATMREVISTRDDIMNYLILKGIENETSFKIMEDVRKNRPLKPEQLKIMKEHGVPDWYIDSCIKIQYMFPRAHAVAYVMMSFRMAWYKVYYPPEFYATVFSSDVTNFNADVILRGKQAVLDRMDEIDKMGNNASAKEKDEKLVLEIAYEMYARGYKFRNARLGASRALKFWVEDGEVLLPYAAFSGVGETAARSLADAYEEKPFDTIEEAMNRARISRAVMDVLKEHGVFGDLPETDQLSWAL, encoded by the coding sequence ATGAACAGTTTATTTGAAAACAATATTAACTGGGAGCGGTTCTCCGGTACAGACCGGGAGCAGATCCGGTGCGAGATCGAGGACGCTTTCGTCCATGGCGAGGACTATGGATTGAACGTGAGAATCGGTCTTAATTTTGTTATGTCCGCAGAGGAGCAGAAAAAGGTGAAGGATCTGCTGGCGATGGCGGTGCCGGACGCGCTTTCGGTGAACGTATATTATGACTATGACTGGGAAAATCTGGCGACGGACCGGACGACCGCACTTCGGGATTTAATTCCGATTCTGATCGAACGGTGCGATTCCTCGATGACGAACGCAGTGAGAGCGGACAGCATCGAAATCGGGGAGGACTGCATCCGCATCGGCGCTCTGGGGCGGATCGCGACGAATCACCTGAACAGCTGCGCGGCGAAAGAAATCGAGGGTGAAGTGCGACGCGCGATGAACCGGCAGTACCGTGTTTTGTTCTATAATGATGAGGAAAGCTACGACGAGGCGGAGAAAGCGCTGGAGCAGCACGCCAGGAGAGAGATGGAGGAGCATGCGGCGAGGTCGGAGAAGACTGCGAAGGCGGTGAAATCCGCACCCGCACCGAGAGCCTTTACGCCGGGAAAGAAAACCGACCGGCGCAGGGGAGGACGCATGATTCTGACGGAAAATCTGGGCGGGACTCTGACTCCCCTTAGAGAGCTTCAGGCCGATACCGGCAGGGTAACAGTGGCCGGCACGATTTTCCATGTGGATACGAGGCCGGTCCGCAACGATAAATCGCTGGTCATGCTTCTGATCACAGACAAGGAATTCTCCGCCAAGCTGAAATTTTTCATTAAAAACGAAGAATGGGAGGAGCTCGGCAAAAAACTGAAGGCGGGGACTTACATCACAGCGGCCGGGGAAACGGAGTGGAACCGGTGGGATCACAGTCTGGACGTGATGGTGCGGGCGATTGAGATCGGGGAGGCTCCGCGCAGGCAGGACAATTACCCCGGCAAGAAGAGGGTTGAGCTTCACGCGCATACCAAGATGAGCGATATGGACGGTCTCAATGATGTGGATAAGCTGGTGAAAACAGCGGCGGACTGGGGACAGCCTGCGGTGGCGATCACTGATCACGGCGTGGTGCAGGGATATCCCGATGCGCTGAAGGCGGCAAACCAGTGTACGGAAAACGGCAGCCCGATCCGGGTCATCTTCGGCATGGAGGGATATGTTTTCGAGGACAAAGGCCGAGTCGACGAGGACGGAAACATCGACTACAAAGGAACCAGACAGGATCCTGTCCGCACTAGCCATATCATTCTGCTGGTGAAGACGCAGGCCGGAATGAAAAACATGTACAAGCTGGTCTCCACTTCTCATATCAATTATTTCTATCGCCGGCCGAGACTTCCCAGATCCGTGATCCGGAAGTACCGGGAGGGAATTATTCTCGGCTCGGCCTGCGAGGCGGGGGAGGTCTACAGAGCGGTTCGGGAGGGACTTCCGGAGGCGGAACTGGAGGAAATCGCGTCCTTCTACGATTACCTGGAGATTCAGCCGCTGATTAATGACAAGTTCATGATTTCCGACGATCGCTATCCGCAGGTCAGCGACTGGGAGGATCTGAGAAACATCAACCGCAGGATTGTCGCGCTGGGGGAGAAGCTGGGAAAGCCTGTAGTGGCGACGACGGACGCTCACTATGATGAACCGGAATCGGCGATTTACCGGAACATCATCATGAAGGGCAAGGGATTCAAGGACGCGGAAAACGGCGAGGGGCTGTATCTGCGGACGACAGAGGAGATGCTGGAGGAATTCTCCTATCTCGGCGAGGAGAAGGCCTATGAGGTTGTAGTGGAGAACAGCAACCGCATCGCGGAGATGATCGACGGCGATATCCTTCCGGTGCCGAAGGAAAAATGTCCGCCGAAAATCGAAGGAGCGGAGGAAACGCTCCGGACAACGTGTATGAGCCGCGCCCATGAAATCTACGGGGATCCGCTGCCCGATCCGATTCAGGAGAGACTGGACACGGAGCTGAACGCGATTATCAAAAACGGATATGCGGTAATGTATGTGTCGGCGCAGATGCTGGTAAAGAAATCTCTGGAGGACGGCTATCTGGTGGGCTCCCGGGGATCGGTCGGATCCTCTCTGGCGGCTACTATGGCGGGCATCACGGAGGTCAATCCGCTGAACCCCCATTATATCTGTCCGGAATGCAAGCATCTGGAGTGGGGAGATATGGATCTCTACGACTGCGGAATAGACATGCCGGAGAAAAACTGTCCGGAATGCGGCACGGTTATGCGCAGGGACGGCTTCACCATCCCGTTCGCCACATTCCTGGGATTCAAGGGAGACAAGGAACCGGATATCGACCTTAATTTTGCGAGTGAGTATCAGCCCAGGGCGCATCGATACGTCGGAGAAATCTTCGGAGAGAAGAATGTGTTCAAGGCCGGCACCGTCGGCACTATCGCGGAGAAGACGGCAAAGGGCTTTGTCCGCAAATTCGCGGAGGAGACGAACCGGGAGATCAGCGAGGTGGAAATCGACCGCCTCGCCGCCGGCTGCGAGGGGGTCAAGCGGACGACCGGACAGCATCCGGGAGGAATCGTCATCGTGCCGGATGATCGGGAAATCTATGAGTTCTGTCCGGTCCAGCGTCCGGCAAATGACTCAAAGTCGGATATCACGACGACCCACTTCGACTATCACAAAATCGATCAGAATCTGCTGAAGCTGGACATCCTGGGGCATAATATCCCGTCTATGATCCGTCAGCTTCAGGATATGACCGGTGTCGACCCTCTGAGCGTCGATCTGTCGGACCGGAAGGTTCTGACTCTGTTCAACGGTACAGAGGCGCTGGACATTAAGGATCCGGATTACCGCTTCACCCACGGGAGCTATGCGATTCCGGAGTTCGGGACGTCCTTTGTCCGCCAGATGCTGGATGACGCCAAGCCGGACAAGTTCGCGGATCTTGTGCGGATTTCGGGATTTTCCCACGGTACCGATGTCTGGCTGAACAACGCGCAGGACTACATCCGTCAGGGCGTGGCCACCATGCGCGAGGTGATCTCGACCCGTGACGACATCATGAACTATCTGATTCTGAAGGGAATCGAGAATGAAACCTCGTTTAAAATCATGGAGGACGTACGGAAGAACCGGCCGCTGAAACCGGAGCAGCTGAAGATCATGAAGGAGCACGGCGTTCCGGACTGGTACATCGATTCCTGTATCAAGATTCAGTACATGTTCCCCCGGGCGCATGCGGTGGCGTATGTGATGATGTCCTTCCGTATGGCGTGGTATAAGGTGTATTATCCGCCGGAATTCTACGCCACGGTGTTTTCCAGTGATGTCACAAATTTTAATGCGGATGTGATTCTGCGGGGAAAACAGGCGGTGCTGGACCGCATGGATGAAATCGATAAAATGGGAAATAACGCGTCGGCCAAGGAAAAGGATGAGAAGCTGGTGCTGGAGATCGCCTATGAAATGTACGCCCGTGGCTACAAATTCCGGAACGCGCGTCTGGGCGCATCCAGAGCGCTGAAATTCTGGGTGGAGGACGGCGAGGTGCTTCTGCCCTACGCGGCCTTCAGCGGAGTGGGCGAGACAGCTGCCCGATCGCTGGCAGACGCTTATGAGGAAAAACCCTTCGACACGATTGAAGAGGCCATGAACCGGGCGAGGATCTCCAGAGCGGTCATGGATGTGCTGAAGGAGCACGGCGTGTTCGGGGATCTGCC
- the frr gene encoding ribosome recycling factor, with protein sequence MSHSRKNMGERIEKTKSVLKEELNTVRAGRANPALLDKVMVEYYGTPTPLRNLSNISVPEPRILMITPFDPKSLGDVERAINAANIGITPNNDGKNIRLEVPQLTEERRKELTKTTRKMGEDAKVAIRNLRREANDALKKQQKAGEITEDDLKEELDAIQKQIDQAVSDIDEMVTAKDREILEV encoded by the coding sequence ATGAGTCATTCACGGAAGAATATGGGCGAGAGAATTGAGAAAACCAAGTCCGTTCTGAAGGAGGAGCTGAACACGGTCCGGGCGGGCAGAGCCAATCCCGCGCTGCTGGACAAGGTAATGGTGGAATATTACGGAACGCCGACGCCGCTGAGAAATCTCAGCAATATTTCAGTTCCCGAACCGCGGATCCTGATGATCACCCCCTTCGATCCCAAGTCTCTGGGTGATGTGGAAAGAGCGATTAATGCGGCGAATATCGGCATCACGCCGAACAACGACGGAAAGAACATCCGTCTGGAGGTTCCGCAGCTGACAGAAGAGAGAAGAAAGGAACTGACCAAGACCACCCGCAAGATGGGAGAGGACGCCAAGGTTGCCATCCGCAACCTGAGAAGAGAGGCCAACGATGCGCTCAAGAAGCAGCAGAAGGCCGGCGAAATCACCGAGGACGACCTGAAAGAGGAGCTGGACGCGATTCAGAAGCAGATCGATCAGGCGGTCAGCGATATCGACGAGATGGTCACGGCCAAAGATCGGGAGATCCTCGAGGTTTAA
- the ispG gene encoding flavodoxin-dependent (E)-4-hydroxy-3-methylbut-2-enyl-diphosphate synthase, which produces MSKQVMVRDVAVGGGAPVSIQSMTNANSRDEKGICEQVARLTDAGCDIIRIAVPDQEAAEVFARVRRKTDKPLVADIHFDYRLAIAAIRAGADKIRINPGNIGDDDRVRAVVKAAKSAGIPIRVGVNSGSLEKDIVEKNGGVTAEGLAESALRNVKRLEDMDFGDIVISMKSSDVRMNYEAHRIAAAKTEHPFHIGITEAGTVRRGKIKSAAGIGGLLLAGIGDTVRVSLTADPVEEVVFARELLESLGIRESRYDLVSCPTCGRTGIDLESLAEEVDRRLSAMDNLPPGLKVAVMGCAVNGPGEAAEADFGCCGGSGKGLIIAKGKVIATVAENELAEELIRVIRENGGV; this is translated from the coding sequence ATGAGTAAGCAGGTAATGGTGCGGGATGTCGCGGTGGGCGGCGGCGCGCCGGTTTCAATACAGTCGATGACGAACGCGAATTCCCGGGATGAAAAGGGAATCTGCGAGCAGGTGGCCCGCCTGACGGATGCGGGATGTGACATCATACGCATCGCCGTGCCGGATCAGGAGGCAGCGGAGGTTTTTGCGCGGGTCCGCCGGAAAACCGATAAACCGCTGGTGGCGGATATTCACTTCGATTACCGTCTGGCTATCGCGGCAATCCGGGCCGGGGCGGACAAGATTCGCATCAACCCGGGGAACATCGGAGACGATGACAGAGTGCGGGCGGTGGTGAAAGCGGCAAAATCAGCCGGAATTCCGATCCGTGTCGGCGTCAATTCCGGATCCCTGGAGAAGGATATCGTAGAGAAAAACGGCGGCGTGACGGCGGAGGGACTTGCGGAAAGCGCTCTGCGGAACGTGAAACGGCTGGAGGACATGGATTTCGGAGATATCGTCATCTCCATGAAGTCCTCAGACGTCCGGATGAATTACGAAGCCCACAGAATTGCTGCCGCGAAGACGGAGCATCCTTTCCATATCGGAATCACGGAGGCGGGAACGGTTCGCCGCGGAAAGATTAAATCCGCGGCCGGAATCGGCGGTCTGCTTCTGGCGGGAATCGGAGACACGGTTCGCGTGTCGCTGACCGCAGATCCTGTGGAGGAGGTTGTGTTCGCCAGAGAACTTCTGGAATCTCTGGGTATCCGGGAAAGCCGGTATGACCTGGTGTCCTGCCCGACCTGCGGGCGTACCGGAATTGACTTGGAAAGCCTTGCGGAGGAGGTGGATCGCAGGCTTTCGGCAATGGACAATCTTCCGCCCGGTCTGAAGGTTGCGGTTATGGGCTGTGCGGTGAACGGTCCCGGAGAAGCGGCAGAGGCTGATTTCGGCTGCTGCGGCGGCAGCGGAAAGGGGCTGATTATCGCAAAGGGAAAGGTGATCGCCACCGTCGCGGAGAATGAGCTGGCAGAGGAGCTGATCCGTGTGATCAGAGAAAACGGAGGGGTATGA
- a CDS encoding isoprenyl transferase translates to MLDLDRMPAHVAVIMDGNGRWAKKNNVSRLSGHNAGMNAMKEIVRRASDLGIRYLTVYAFSTENWKRSEEEVSGIFKLLVKFVRLDLAELDEKNVRVRALGDYSVIPAAAKKSLENTLETTKDNTGMQFNIALNYGSRSEITRAVNNIVRDVREGRIQGEVTEEMISRRLYTGEECGNVPDPDLIIRTSGEERLSNFLLWQSAYSEFIFTDTLWPDFTPEEFETLIERYQSRDRRFGGRK, encoded by the coding sequence ATGCTGGATTTAGACAGAATGCCGGCCCACGTCGCAGTCATCATGGATGGCAACGGCAGATGGGCGAAAAAAAATAATGTGAGCAGGCTGAGCGGGCACAACGCCGGTATGAACGCCATGAAGGAGATCGTGCGCCGGGCTTCGGATCTGGGAATCCGTTACCTGACTGTTTACGCCTTTTCCACGGAAAACTGGAAACGGTCAGAGGAGGAGGTCTCTGGAATATTCAAACTGCTGGTGAAGTTTGTTCGACTGGATCTTGCGGAACTGGATGAAAAAAACGTCAGGGTCAGAGCTCTGGGGGATTACAGCGTGATTCCCGCGGCGGCGAAAAAAAGCCTGGAGAACACGCTGGAAACCACAAAGGACAATACGGGAATGCAGTTCAATATCGCGCTGAACTACGGCAGCCGGAGCGAGATCACCAGGGCGGTGAACAACATCGTGCGGGATGTGCGGGAAGGTCGGATTCAGGGCGAGGTTACAGAGGAAATGATCAGCCGACGTCTGTATACCGGAGAGGAATGCGGAAATGTTCCGGATCCGGATCTGATCATCCGCACCAGCGGAGAGGAGCGGCTGTCCAACTTCCTTTTGTGGCAGAGCGCCTACAGCGAGTTCATCTTCACGGACACGCTGTGGCCGGATTTCACGCCGGAGGAGTTTGAAACGCTGATTGAACGGTACCAGAGCCGTGACAGAAGATTTGGAGGACGAAAATAA
- a CDS encoding 1-deoxy-D-xylulose-5-phosphate reductoisomerase, translated as MKKVTILGSTGSIGTQALSVIDDNPGLFQIEALTCGRNTELFRRQIERYKPRLACCERREDAAELAWEFPGVSFVSGAEGLEEAAVSDCDILLNALMGMRGLVPTYRAIIAGHDIALANKETLVAGGAVIMNAVEENGVAMLPVDSEHSAIFQCLEGNRDKKIRRILLTASGGPFRDWPAEKLADVTPEMALQHPNWSMGRKITIDSATMMNKGLEMIEAMWLFGVGTDDIQVLIHPQSVVHSGVEFADRSVLTQMGVPDMKIPISVALGYPDRLETKGEALDFFGAASELTFRRPNPRVFRCLDLAVRAARAGGSCPVVLNAANEVLVQAFLDRRIRFTDIADGIERMLDRHERVEEPELEEILEIDGETRRETESSIC; from the coding sequence ATGAAAAAGGTAACGATCCTGGGCAGCACCGGCTCCATCGGAACACAGGCGCTGTCGGTGATAGATGATAACCCCGGCCTCTTTCAGATCGAGGCGCTGACCTGCGGGCGCAACACAGAACTGTTCCGCCGGCAGATTGAACGGTACAAACCGAGGCTTGCCTGCTGTGAACGCCGGGAAGACGCGGCAGAGCTCGCCTGGGAATTTCCGGGAGTTTCCTTTGTTTCCGGAGCAGAGGGGCTGGAGGAGGCCGCGGTGTCAGACTGCGATATTCTGCTGAACGCTCTGATGGGGATGCGGGGCTTGGTCCCCACTTATCGGGCCATTATTGCGGGGCATGATATTGCGCTGGCGAACAAAGAAACGCTGGTGGCCGGCGGAGCCGTCATTATGAACGCCGTGGAGGAAAACGGCGTGGCGATGCTTCCGGTGGACAGCGAGCACAGTGCGATTTTCCAGTGCCTCGAGGGAAACCGGGACAAGAAGATCCGCAGGATCCTGCTGACGGCTTCCGGCGGACCTTTCCGGGACTGGCCCGCGGAGAAGCTGGCGGATGTGACGCCGGAGATGGCGCTGCAGCATCCGAACTGGAGCATGGGGCGGAAGATTACCATCGATTCTGCGACTATGATGAACAAAGGCCTGGAAATGATTGAAGCCATGTGGCTGTTCGGCGTGGGAACCGATGATATTCAGGTGCTGATTCATCCGCAGAGCGTGGTGCATTCCGGTGTCGAATTCGCAGACCGCTCTGTCCTGACGCAGATGGGCGTTCCGGATATGAAGATCCCTATCAGCGTGGCGCTGGGATATCCGGATCGTCTGGAAACAAAAGGAGAAGCTCTGGATTTCTTCGGCGCGGCTTCGGAGCTGACCTTCCGGCGGCCGAATCCCCGTGTGTTCCGCTGTCTCGATCTGGCGGTCCGCGCCGCGCGGGCCGGCGGCAGCTGTCCGGTGGTGCTGAACGCCGCCAACGAGGTTCTGGTTCAGGCGTTTCTGGATCGGAGGATCAGATTTACCGATATCGCCGACGGTATCGAACGGATGCTTGACCGGCATGAACGGGTTGAGGAGCCTGAGCTGGAGGAGATTCTGGAAATCGACGGGGAAACGAGAAGAGAAACAGAGAGTAGCATATGCTGA
- the rseP gene encoding RIP metalloprotease RseP — translation MLTIILAIVLFVLLIFPHELGHFVAAKAVGVRVNEFAFGMGPALYKKQGRETLYSIRAFPVGGYCAMEGENEESDAEDAFVNKPAWARITVLVAGSAMNVLIAILVLSIMFGVIGAATTTVDRVQKGMPAAEAGLARGDRIVSVDGREIRKWSELSAALSGSDDTRRITVTRNGAEKTLSVTPVKQDSRYVIGITPTVTHNPLIAVRNGITGSWSMTRSLFGALKQLATGHVKADDLSGPVGMVSLVHQTEKAGLINFFYLVALISLNLAIFNMLPFPALDGGRILFVIIRLFTGKAITDRQEAAVHGAGMTLLLLLMIFVTWNDIERLLT, via the coding sequence ATGCTGACGATTATACTGGCAATTGTTTTATTTGTGCTTTTAATATTCCCGCATGAGCTGGGGCATTTTGTCGCGGCGAAGGCGGTGGGCGTCCGCGTCAACGAGTTCGCCTTCGGCATGGGACCTGCTTTGTACAAAAAACAGGGCAGGGAAACGCTGTATTCCATACGGGCGTTTCCTGTCGGCGGCTATTGTGCGATGGAGGGGGAGAATGAGGAGTCCGATGCGGAGGACGCATTTGTCAACAAACCCGCATGGGCCAGAATTACCGTGCTCGTGGCGGGCTCGGCGATGAATGTGCTGATCGCGATTCTGGTTCTGTCCATCATGTTCGGCGTCATCGGTGCGGCGACGACAACTGTTGACCGGGTGCAGAAGGGAATGCCGGCGGCAGAGGCCGGTCTCGCCCGGGGAGACAGAATCGTTTCTGTAGACGGCAGGGAGATCCGGAAGTGGAGTGAGCTTTCCGCAGCGCTGTCGGGGAGTGATGATACGCGCAGGATCACTGTGACGCGGAACGGAGCGGAGAAGACGCTCTCTGTCACGCCTGTGAAACAGGACAGCCGGTATGTGATCGGGATTACGCCGACCGTGACGCACAATCCGCTGATCGCTGTCCGGAACGGAATCACGGGATCCTGGTCAATGACCCGCAGTCTGTTCGGCGCACTGAAGCAGCTGGCGACCGGTCATGTGAAGGCGGACGATCTTTCCGGTCCGGTCGGGATGGTTTCGCTGGTTCACCAGACGGAAAAGGCCGGTCTGATTAATTTCTTCTATCTGGTCGCGCTGATCAGTCTGAATCTGGCGATTTTCAACATGCTCCCGTTTCCCGCGCTGGACGGGGGACGGATCCTGTTCGTGATTATCCGGCTCTTTACCGGAAAGGCGATTACGGATCGGCAGGAGGCGGCGGTTCACGGCGCCGGGATGACGCTCCTTCTGCTGCTGATGATTTTTGTTACATGGAATGATATTGAGAGGCTTCTGACATGA